The following are encoded together in the Gadus chalcogrammus isolate NIFS_2021 chromosome 2, NIFS_Gcha_1.0, whole genome shotgun sequence genome:
- the LOC130402260 gene encoding volume-regulated anion channel subunit LRRC8E-like, producing MFALSELTCLHEPSSGSKLLKPWWEVFMDCLVVLMLMLSVLAGTVLLSRDKVVCLPVVDAAATAASSTDTRTNHSSPAGGGVPVEINPSGETSARPAKRKPLVYQQYVFISQVCYHQALPWYSRFSPYMALLQTLLLLASGSFWLHLPLTSARVEHFLAVLAKCVESPWTTRSLSHAALHETTAKPPEGAGFRDHKAPPPGTPTPPHARHRYSVDSGTDSPSLGRATAPLGPVPPSVAPPPGPRGVAPAAGAGERAGQGGVSLDRSDSEQARALFERVRKFRAHCESSDVIYKVYVSQTLFKLLASGLIVGLSAPLLGSMAFTHVCHPGKEGELLGYSTFQCAHTLASLLHKLLLAYLLLLASYGLLNLYALGWIAHSSLRQYSFSVPRDPTPLGDVPDLTNDLAFLLHMADQYDPLLAQRLSVFLSPVSETRLLEENLERRWGPEELRALVVEDPEGGPGLTLGALPRLPPALYTLGHLRTLRLERVAHARLGAQVAAMASLRELHLDHCPLALEPGALAFLQEHLEVLQLSFSAASELPAWVYSLRSLHQLHLSGPLGCEGPGGRGWALGSLRPLRRLRVLVLRGALQRIPAELAEVAGGLARLELHNGGLRLLPSGGLKRLAGLAELRLRDCRLDRLPGGLAALPRLRTLDLGHNDLRSLEEPPGLGPLRALTGLTLDHNRLLLLPPGVGALRGLELLDLAFNQLQSLPPALFTLPSLRRLLLGGNLLRALPPAVGELRRLAELDLSENRLERLPAELFCCSELRVLGAAHNALGALPPAVGRLGLLCRLDLRGNPLEDLPPELATCPGLRGSGGGAGGLVVEDRLLRTLPCWARDLLVQTPAPPSGPPSRPGSGIFPPSRPGSGTFPRFSTNQWNFHSALESRI from the exons ATGTTCGCCCTATCGGAGCTGACGTGCCTCCACGAGCCCTCCAGCGGCTCCAAGCTGCTCAAGCCCTGGTGGGAGGTCTTCATGGACTGCCTGGTGGTCCTCATGCTCATGCTGTCCGTCCTGGCCGGCACCGTGCTCCTCTCCCGGGACAAGGTGGTGTGTCTCCCCGTGGTGGACGCCgctgccaccgccgcctcctccaccgACACCCGCACTAACCACAGCTCGCCCGCAGGTGGCGGTGTGCCCGTGGAAATCAACCCGAGCGGAGAGACGTCAGCCCGGCCGGCAAAGCGCAAACCTCTGGTCTATCAGCAGTACGTCTTCATCAGTCAG GTGTGTTACCACCAGGCGTTGCCATGGTACTCCCGCTTCTCACCCTACATGGCCCTGCTGCAGACTCTGCTCCTATTGGCCAGCGGCTCCTTCTGGCTCCACCTCCCGCTCACCTCCGCCCGCGTCGAGCACTTCCTGGCCGTGCTCGCCAAGTGCGTGGAGTCGCCGTGGACAACGCGCTCCCTCTCACATGCCGCGCTGCACGAGACCACGGCCAAGCCgccggagggggcggggtttaGGGACCACAAGGCACCGCCCCCGGGcacacccacccctccccacgCCCGCCACCGCTACAGCGTGGACTCCGGCACCGACAGTCCATCGCTTGGGAGGGCGACGGCTCCTCTAGgccccgtccctccctccgtggccccgccccccggccccAGGGGCGTGGCCCCGGCTGCGGGGGCGGGAGAGCGGGCGGGGCAGGGCGGGGTCAGCCTGGACCGCAGCGACAGCGAGCAGGCCCGGGCGCTCTTCGAGAGGGTCCGCAAGTTCCGGGCGCACTGCGAGAGCTCCGACGTCATCTACAAG GTGTACGTGTCCCAGACGCTCTTCAAGCTTCTGGCGTCGGGGTTGATCGTGGGGCTCAGCGCGCCCCTGCTGGGCTCCATGGCCTTCACCCACGTGTGTCACCCCGGGAAGGAGGGCGAGCTGTTGGGCTACAGCACCTTCCAGTGCGCCCACACCCTGGCCTCACTGCTCCACAAGCTGCTGCTGGcctacctgctgctgctggcctcctACGGCCTGCTCAACCTCTACGCCCTGGGCTGGATCGCACACAG CTCCCTGAGGCAGTACTCCTTTAGCGTGCCCCGGGACCCCACCCCTCTGGGAGACGTCCCGGACCTCACCAACGACCTGGCCTTCCTGCTGCACATGGCGGACCAGTACGACCCCCTACTGGCCCAGCGCCTCTCCGTCTTCCTGTCCCCCGTCAGCGAGACGCGTCTGCtggaggagaacctggagaGGCGCTGGGGGCCCGAGGAGCTGCGggccctggtggtggaggacccCGAGGGGGGCCCCGGGCTGACCTTGGGGGCCCTGCCCCGCCTGCCCCCCGCCCTCTACACCCTGGGACACCTGCGGACGCTGCGACTGGAGCGGGTCGCCCACGCACGGCTCGGCGCGCAGGTCGCTGCCATGGCCTCACTCAG GGAGCTCCACCTGGACCACTGCCCCCTGGCGCTGGAGCCCGGGGCGCTGGCCTTCCTGCAGGAGCACCTGGAGGTCCTTCAGCTGTCCTTCAGCGCCGCCTCGGAGCTCCCCGCCTGGGTCTACAGCCTCCGCAGCCTCCACCAGCTGCACCTGTCCGGCCCGCTGGGCTGcgaggggccggggggccgcggCTGGGCCCTGGGCAGCCTGCGCCCGCTGCGCCGCCTGCGGGTGCTGGTGCTGCGGGGCGCCCTGCAGAGGATCCCCGCGGAGCTGGCCGAGGTGGCGGGGGGCCTGGCCCGCCTGGAACTCCACAACGGGGGGCTACGCCTGCTGCCCTCCGGCGGGCTGAAGCGCCTGGCCGGCCTGGCCGAGCTGCGGCTCAGGGACTGCCGTCTGGACCGGCTGCCTGGCGGGCTGGCCGCCCTGCCCCGCCTCCGGACCCTGGACCTGGGCCACAACGACCTGCGGAGCCTGGAGGAGCCCCCGGGGCTGGGGCCGCTTCGGGCGCTCACCGGCCTCACGCTGGACCACaaccgcctgctgctgctgccgcccgGCGTGGGGGCGCTGCGGGGGCTGGAGCTCCTGGACCTGGCCTTCAACCAGCTCCAGAGCCTGCCCCCGGCGCTGTTCACGCTGCCCAGCCTGAGGAGGCTCCTCCTCGGGGGGAACCTGTTGCGGGCGCTGCCCCCCGCCGTGGGGGAGCTGCGGCGGCTGGCGGAGCTGGACCTCAGCGAGAACCGGCTGGAGCGGCTCCCCGCCGAGCTGTTCTGCTGCTCGGAGCTCCGGGTCCTCGGCGCCGCCCACAACGCCCTGGGGGCCCTGCCGCCCGCCGTGGGCCGCCTGGGGCTGCTCTGCCGGCTGGACCTGAGGGGCAACCCCCTGGAGGACCTCCCCCCCGAGCTGGCCACCTGCCCCGGGCTGCGGGGCAGTGGCGGGGGCGCCGGGGgtctggtggtggaggaccGCCTGCTCCGCACCCTGCCCTGCTGGGCCCGGGACCTCCTGGtccagacccccgcccccccctcaggCCCCCCGTCCCGACCTGGTTCTGGCATCTTCCCCCCGTCCCGTCCAGGCTCCGGGACGTTCCCACGGTTCTCCACCAACCAGTGGAACTTCCACTCAGCCCTGGAGTCCCGGATATAG
- the LOC130397246 gene encoding ATP-dependent RNA helicase DDX39A: MDTMAENDNELLDYEEDEEPQGVPEATQTLKKEVKGSYVSIHSSGFRDFLLKPELLRAIVDCGFEHPSEVQHECIPQAILGMDILCQAKSGMGKTAVFVLATLQQIEPVDGQVSVLVMCHTRELAFQISKEYERFSKYMPTVRAAVFFGGMAIKKDEEVLKKNCPHIVVGTPGRTLALIRGKSLVLKHIKHFVLDECDKMLEQLDMRHDVQEIFRLTPHEKQCMMFSATLSKEVRPVCRKFMQDPMEVFVDDETKLTLHGLQQYYCKLKDSEKNRKLFDLLDVLEFNQVVIFVKSVQRCVALSQLLVEQNFPAIAIHRGMAQEERLSRYQQFKDFQRRILVATNLFGRGMDIERVNIVFNYDMPEDSDTYLHRVARAGRFGTKGLAVTFVSDETDAKTLNDVQDRFEVNVAELPDEIDISTYIEQSR; the protein is encoded by the exons ATG GACACCATGGCTGAGAACGACAATGAGCTGCTGGActacgaggaggacgaggagccccAGGGGGTCCCAGAGGCCACCCAGACCTTGAagaaggaggtgaaggggtCCTACGTGTCCATCCACAGCTCTGGGTTCCGGGACTTCCTGCTGAAGCCGGAGCTCCTCAGGGCAATCGTGGACTGTGGCTTCGAGCATCCCTCAGAAG TGCAGCACGAGTGCATCCCCCAGGCCATCCTGGGCATGGACATCCTGTGCCAGGCAAAGTCCGGTATGGGCAAGACAGCCGTGTTCGTGCTCGCCACCCTGCAGCAGATTGAGCCCGTTGATGGACAG GTCTCCGTTCTGGTCATGTGCCACACGAGGGAGCTGGCCTTCCAGATCAGCAAGGAGTACGAGCGCTTCTCCAAGTACATGCCCACGGTGCGAGCGGCCGTGTTCTTCGGCGGCATGGCCATCAAGAAGGACGAGGAGGTGCTGAAGAAGAACTGCCCCCACATTGTGGTCGGGACGCCCGGCCGCACGCTGGCCCTGATCCGCGGGAAGTCCCTGGTCCTGAAGCACATCAAGCACTTTGTCCTGGACGAGTGCGACAAGATGCTGGAGCAGCTCG ACATGAGGCACGACGTGCAGGAGATCTTCAGACTCACGCCCCACGAGAAGCAGTGCATGATGTTCAGCGCCACGCTCAGCAAGGAGGTCCGGCCCGTCTGCAGGAAGTTCATGCAAGAC CCCATGGAGGTGTTTGTGGACGACGAGACGAAGCTGACCCTCCACGGCCTGCAGCAGTACTACTGCAAGCTGAAGGACAGCGAGAAGAACCGCAAGCTCTTTGACCTGCTGGACGTGCTGGAGTTCAACCAG GTGGTGATCTTCGTCAAGTCGGTTCAGCGCTGCGTGGCTCTGTCCCAGCTCCTAGTGGAGCAGAACTTCCCCGCCATCGCCATCCACCGAGGCATGGCCCAGGAAGAGAG gctcTCCCGCTACCAGCAGTTCAAGGACTTCCAGAGGAGAATCCTGGTGGCCACCAACCTGTTCGGTCGAGGCATGGACATCGAGAGGGTCAACATTGTGTTCAACTACGACATGCCCGAGGACTCTGACACCTACCTGCAtagg gtggCCCGTGCTGGACGCTTCGGGACCAAGGGCCTCGCCGTCACCTTTGTGTCGGACGAGACGGACGCCAAGACCCTGAACGACGTACAGGACCGCTTTGAGGTCAACGTGGCCGAGCTCCCCGATGAGATCGACATCTCCACCTACA TCGAGCAGTCCAGATAA
- the LOC130397298 gene encoding CCN family member 1-like, with protein MGTLLLLAALQMMTVGLVEAAGCPAVCECPVGPPPCPLGVSLVADGCGCCKVCAGQLNQDCHEGRPCDHHKGLDCNYGNDVASPHGICRAKAEGRACEYDGRMYQNGEDFRAGCKHQCTCIDGAMGCIPLCPAHLPLATPSCPAPRLVKVPGQCCHRLDCSETAIAAATPARRWPAPPPAYSPLFPFLPYKPYPYPDHPYVKTKAYPKPHPYPHKPRKDRKQWREEEGRGNALLDPGRKWEKPQRLKHLATWRQAGDQCVVQTTSWSQCSRSCGVGVSSRVTNDNAKCKLVKETRLCNVRPCSSMSLPVKKGRKCSRTHKAPEPHRLSYAGCRTARLYRPNYCGVCRDGRCCSPRRTRTATVTFACADGERFDRAVMFIQSCKCSDECNHLNEAAMTPQRWLYGDTHKFLD; from the exons ATGGGGACCCTACTACTGCTGGCCGCTCTGCAGATGATGACGGTCGGACTG gtggaggctgCCGGCTGCCCCGCGGTGTGCGAGTGCCCGGTGGgcccgcccccctgccccctgggGGTCAGCCTGGTGGCGGACGGCTGCGGCTGCTGTAAGGTGTGCGCTGGGCAGCTGAACCAGGACTGCCACGAGGGCCGACCCTGCGACCACCACAAGGGCCTGGACTGTAACTACGGCAACGACGTGGCCAGCCCCCACGGCATCTGCAGAG CAAAGGCGGAGGGTCGCGCCTGCGAGTACGACGGCCGCATGTACCAGAACGGTGAGGACTTCCGGGCGGGCTGCAAGCACCAGTGCACCTGCATCGACGGCGCCATGGGCTGCATCCCGctctgccccgcccacctgccGCTGGCCACGCCCTCCTGCCCCGCCCCGCGCCTGGTCAAGGTCCCGGGGCAGTGCTGCCACCGCCTGGACTGCAGCGAGACCGCCATCGCCGCGGCGACACCCGCCCGCCGCTGGCCGGCCCCGCCACCGGCCTACTCCCCGCTGTTCCCCTTCCTGCCCTACAAGCCGTACCCCTACCCGGACCACCCCTACGTCAAGACCAAGGCGTACCCCAAGCCCCACCCATACCCCCACAAGCCCCGCAAGGACAGGAAGCAgtggcgggaggaggaggggcggggcaaCGCGCTGCTGGACCCCGGCAGGAAGTGGGAGAAACCACAGCGACTCAAGCACCTGGCCA catGGAGGCAGGCGGGCGACCAGTGTGTGGTCCAGACCACTTCCTGGTCCCAGTGCTCTCGGAGCTGtggagtgggcgtgtcctcccgGGTGACCAACGACAACGCTAAGTGTAAACTGGTGAAGGAGACGCGGCTGTGCAACGTGCGTCCCTGCAGCTCCATGTCCCTCCCGGTCAAG AAGGGCAGGAAGTGCTCGCGTACCCACAAGGCGCCGGAGCCCCACCGCCTGTCCTACGCAGGCTGCCGCACCGCGCGCCTCTACCGGCCCAACTACTGCGGCGTGTGCCGCGACGGGCGCTGCTGCTCGCCGCGCCGCACGCGCACCGCCACCGTCACCTTCGCCTGCGCCGACGGCGAGCGCTTCGACCGCGCCGTCATGTTCATCCAGTCCTGCAAGTGCAGCGACGAGTGCAACCACCTGAACGAGGCGGCCATGACGCCCCAGCGGTGGCTCTACGGAGACACGCACAAGTTCCTCGATTAG